Proteins from a genomic interval of Bombyx mori chromosome 8, ASM3026992v2:
- the LOC732995 gene encoding NADH-ubiquinone oxidoreductase Fe-S protein 7 isoform X1, translating to MNYVPFAGSPRINIMQAIKALGATSPNTVLSFMKKGVFTPVVSQIRDTHLPAPNPTEKRPYSPFQDASNMAEMAVARLDDLLNWGRKGSLWPMTFGLACCAVEMMHIAAPRYDMDRYGVVFRASPRQSDVMIVAGTLTNKMAPALRKVYDQMPDPRWVISMGSCANGGGYYHYSYSVVRGCDRIVPVDIYVPGCPPTAEALLYGVLQLQKKIKRMKTIQVWYRN from the exons ATGAACTATGTTCCCTTTGCCGGTTCACCAAGAATCAA cATAATGCAAGCTATCAAGGCTTTGGGGGCCACTTCTCCTAATACAGTGCTTTCATTTATGAAAAAGGGTGTCTTTACACCTGTTGTTAGTCAAATACGTGATACTCATTTACCTGCACCGAATCCTACTGAGAAACGACCATACTCACCCTTCCAAGATGCTAGTAATATGGCAGAGATGGCTGTGGCTCGACTTGATGACTTATTGAATTGGGGGAGGAAAGGTTCCCTTTGGCCCATGACCTTTGGTCTAGCTTGCTGCGCTGTAGAGATGATGCATATTGCTGCACCTCGCTATGATATGGAccg ATATGGCGTAGTATTCCGAGCATCTCCCCGTCAGTCTGATGTAATGATTGTAGCAGGaactttaacaaacaaaatggctCCAGCTTTGAGGAAAGTGTACGACCAAATGCCTGATCCTAGATGGGTTATTTCAATGGGTAGTTGTGCTAATGGAGGTGGCTATTACCACTATTCATACTCTGTCGTAAG AGGATGCGATCGTATTGTACCAGTTGACATATATGTACCCGGATGTCCACCTACAGCTGAAGCTTTACTATATGGTGTACtgcaactacaaaaaaaaatcaagagaATGAAAACTATTCAAGTGTGGTATAGGAACTAA
- the LOC732995 gene encoding NADH-ubiquinone oxidoreductase Fe-S protein 7 — MQAIKALGATSPNTVLSFMKKGVFTPVVSQIRDTHLPAPNPTEKRPYSPFQDASNMAEMAVARLDDLLNWGRKGSLWPMTFGLACCAVEMMHIAAPRYDMDRYGVVFRASPRQSDVMIVAGTLTNKMAPALRKVYDQMPDPRWVISMGSCANGGGYYHYSYSVVRGCDRIVPVDIYVPGCPPTAEALLYGVLQLQKKIKRMKTIQVWYRN; from the exons ATGCAAGCTATCAAGGCTTTGGGGGCCACTTCTCCTAATACAGTGCTTTCATTTATGAAAAAGGGTGTCTTTACACCTGTTGTTAGTCAAATACGTGATACTCATTTACCTGCACCGAATCCTACTGAGAAACGACCATACTCACCCTTCCAAGATGCTAGTAATATGGCAGAGATGGCTGTGGCTCGACTTGATGACTTATTGAATTGGGGGAGGAAAGGTTCCCTTTGGCCCATGACCTTTGGTCTAGCTTGCTGCGCTGTAGAGATGATGCATATTGCTGCACCTCGCTATGATATGGAccg ATATGGCGTAGTATTCCGAGCATCTCCCCGTCAGTCTGATGTAATGATTGTAGCAGGaactttaacaaacaaaatggctCCAGCTTTGAGGAAAGTGTACGACCAAATGCCTGATCCTAGATGGGTTATTTCAATGGGTAGTTGTGCTAATGGAGGTGGCTATTACCACTATTCATACTCTGTCGTAAG AGGATGCGATCGTATTGTACCAGTTGACATATATGTACCCGGATGTCCACCTACAGCTGAAGCTTTACTATATGGTGTACtgcaactacaaaaaaaaatcaagagaATGAAAACTATTCAAGTGTGGTATAGGAACTAA